One window of the Candidatus Macondimonas diazotrophica genome contains the following:
- a CDS encoding nuclear transport factor 2 family protein, translated as MSDMTAAVDTVYQNWCKAWRTLDTDLMLSLFDLQSDDLAYQSEENEGPLVGGEALTTYWNRATEFLKEIPTWEPLVKKIVVIGDSAFIYTKLQTSLLTSIFPEAYEGELRATLGLVKRGDDWRIIQYHESRQLDLAKEMGFALDA; from the coding sequence ATGTCCGACATGACCGCAGCCGTGGATACCGTCTACCAAAACTGGTGCAAAGCCTGGCGCACCCTGGATACCGATCTAATGTTGTCGTTGTTCGATTTGCAGTCGGACGATCTGGCGTATCAATCAGAGGAAAATGAAGGGCCTCTGGTGGGCGGAGAAGCGCTGACCACCTATTGGAATCGGGCAACCGAGTTTCTCAAAGAGATTCCCACCTGGGAGCCGCTCGTCAAGAAAATCGTCGTGATCGGCGACTCGGCCTTCATCTATACGAAGCTACAAACGTCACTTCTGACCTCGATTTTTCCGGAGGCATACGAAGGCGAGCTTCGCGCCACCTTGGGCTTGGTCAAGCGCGGCGATGATTGGCGGATCATTCAATATCACGAATCCCGTCAATTGGATCTGGCAAAGGAAATGGGATTCGCATTGGACGCCTGA
- a CDS encoding osmoprotectant NAGGN system M42 family peptidase gives MGASEAIDPDYLRQRLLDMLAIPSPTGFTNELSRYVCRELAALGVDYQLTRRGTIIAHIPGEDRAVTRAAVNHIDTIGAVVSELKPNGRLGLMPVGTWSSRFAEGGRVSVFARNRVYRGQVLPLLASGHAFNERIDTLPVAWNQIEVRLNEPCRTKADLVDLGLRSGDFVAFDADPEISDSGYISSRHLDNKAGASALLAALKAIGESGRRPAIDFQAIFTITEEVGTGAGSSLSSEVVEFVGIDIGPVAPGQNARETGVTLCAQDTSGPFDYHMLRKLRRLCREHDIAHQIDVFRYYYSDANSAVKAGHDVRDALITFGTDATHGYERTHLSSLSSIAELLFVYAFSQPIGLPRPYSAAPVPVVS, from the coding sequence ATGGGCGCGTCCGAGGCGATCGATCCGGATTACCTGCGCCAGCGTTTGCTGGACATGCTGGCGATTCCGAGTCCCACCGGGTTCACCAACGAGCTCTCGCGCTACGTCTGCAGAGAGCTGGCGGCATTGGGCGTCGACTACCAGCTGACCCGTCGCGGCACCATCATCGCCCACATTCCCGGCGAAGATCGCGCGGTGACGCGTGCGGCGGTTAACCACATCGACACCATCGGCGCCGTGGTGAGCGAGCTCAAACCCAACGGCCGGCTGGGGCTGATGCCGGTCGGTACCTGGTCCAGCCGGTTTGCCGAAGGCGGGCGGGTGTCGGTGTTCGCGCGCAACCGGGTCTATCGCGGCCAGGTGCTTCCCCTGCTCGCCTCCGGTCACGCCTTCAATGAACGCATCGATACGCTGCCCGTGGCCTGGAATCAGATCGAGGTGAGACTCAACGAGCCCTGCCGCACCAAGGCCGACCTGGTTGATCTGGGCCTGCGCAGCGGGGATTTCGTGGCCTTCGACGCCGATCCAGAAATCTCCGACAGTGGCTACATCAGTTCCCGCCACCTGGACAACAAAGCCGGCGCCAGCGCCTTGCTTGCCGCACTCAAGGCTATTGGCGAGAGTGGTCGGCGGCCGGCGATCGATTTTCAGGCGATCTTCACCATCACCGAAGAGGTCGGCACCGGTGCCGGTTCATCGCTGTCGAGTGAGGTCGTCGAATTCGTCGGGATCGATATCGGTCCCGTTGCACCAGGCCAAAACGCCCGGGAAACCGGCGTGACGCTGTGCGCGCAGGACACCAGCGGGCCATTCGACTATCACATGCTGCGCAAGCTACGCAGGCTGTGCCGGGAACACGACATCGCCCATCAGATCGACGTGTTCCGCTACTACTACTCCGATGCCAACTCGGCGGTGAAAGCCGGGCATGATGTGCGTGATGCCCTGATCACTTTCGGCACCGATGCCACCCATGGCTATGAGCGCACGCACCTCAGCAGCCTCTCGTCCATCGCCGAGCTGCTGTTCGTCTATGCCTTCAGCCAACCCATCGGCCTGCCCAGGCCCTACAGCGCTGCGCCCGTGCCGGTTGTTTCGTGA
- a CDS encoding osmoprotectant NAGGN system M42 family peptidase: MIDDNRIITTLLDLLAIPSPCGLTDEVVHYVGKVLAEIGVDYEMTRRGTIRARLPGLSGEQARAVVTHVDTIGAMVRYIRDDGRLMVAPIGHWSSRFAEGARVTLFSESRSFRGCLIPTVDWGVSRDQGVEQVPIDWDHIELRLEEAVFNGDQVRQLGIEIGDFIALESNPEVLENGYIIGRNLDNKAGIASVLELLRHLVESEIPVTHDTYVIFTVNETTGGGMGSAILPEVSELLTVDFESVKPTEKSPFKRVTLASGDASGPYDYHLTEHLHRLAIEGNIPLQQKYLRAYHSDAAAALVAGHDVRTAVIAYAGDASHSVERTHIESLTNVVRMLEAYTTSEPTFPADAELTSVERFSHQIDARTLPRHRAETPDPATVIAPSDGTET; the protein is encoded by the coding sequence ATGATCGACGATAACCGCATCATCACAACCCTCCTCGACCTGCTGGCCATCCCCAGTCCATGCGGATTGACCGACGAGGTGGTGCATTACGTCGGCAAGGTGCTCGCCGAAATCGGTGTCGATTATGAGATGACCCGGCGCGGCACGATTCGCGCCCGGTTACCCGGTCTTTCCGGCGAGCAGGCCCGCGCGGTGGTGACGCACGTCGACACCATCGGCGCCATGGTGCGCTATATCCGCGACGACGGGCGGTTGATGGTGGCTCCCATCGGCCATTGGTCGAGCCGTTTCGCGGAAGGCGCACGTGTCACGTTGTTCAGCGAGTCACGCAGCTTTCGTGGCTGCCTGATCCCGACCGTGGACTGGGGCGTTTCGCGGGATCAGGGCGTGGAGCAGGTGCCGATCGACTGGGACCATATCGAGCTGCGTCTCGAGGAAGCCGTGTTCAACGGCGATCAGGTGCGTCAGCTGGGTATCGAAATCGGCGATTTCATTGCCCTCGAAAGCAACCCCGAGGTGCTCGAAAACGGTTATATCATCGGTCGCAATCTCGATAACAAGGCCGGGATCGCCTCGGTGCTCGAGCTGCTGCGCCATCTGGTGGAAAGCGAGATTCCGGTGACCCATGACACCTATGTCATCTTCACGGTCAACGAAACCACCGGCGGCGGTATGGGCAGCGCCATCCTGCCGGAGGTCTCGGAACTGCTGACGGTGGATTTCGAGTCGGTCAAACCGACCGAAAAAAGCCCGTTCAAACGGGTCACCCTGGCCAGCGGTGATGCCAGCGGTCCCTACGACTACCACCTTACCGAGCATTTGCACCGGTTGGCGATCGAGGGCAACATCCCGCTGCAGCAGAAATACCTGCGCGCCTATCACAGCGATGCGGCGGCAGCGCTGGTCGCCGGGCACGACGTGCGCACGGCCGTGATCGCCTACGCGGGCGATGCGTCGCACAGCGTCGAACGGACGCATATCGAGAGCCTGACCAACGTGGTGCGCATGCTCGAGGCCTACACCACCAGCGAGCCGACCTTCCCGGCCGATGCCGAATTGACGAGCGTCGAGCGTTTTTCCCACCAGATCGACGCCCGTACCCTGCCCCGCCACCGCGCCGAGACGCCCGATCCGGCCACCGTGATTGCGCCGTCTGATGGCACCGAGACCTGA